Below is a genomic region from Sphingopyxis terrae subsp. terrae NBRC 15098.
TGTCCGCGAATCGGACGAATTCGCGAGCGGCCATGTCGCGGGCGCGCTGTCGATGCCGCTGTCGCGGTTTCAGGCAAGCGCGCTTCCGGCGGGCGACAAGCCGGTCATCCTGACCTGCGCCGCGGGTCGCCGTTCGGCGATGGCGCTCGACAAGGCGGCGGCGGGGCGGCCCGACATCGACACCCATCTTGCGGGCGGGATGGGCGCCTGGCGCGCGGCCGGCCTGCCGGTCGTGACGGGGAATTGACGATGCGCCCATCATCCCTGCTCACCTCTGCGCTGCTCAGCGCCGCCCTGTTTGCGGCATCGCTGTCGCTCGCCGGCTGTGGCGGCGAG
It encodes:
- a CDS encoding rhodanese-like domain-containing protein, encoding MLSLFRKPRHKEIPAQQLAALLDQKRAILVDVRESDEFASGHVAGALSMPLSRFQASALPAGDKPVILTCAAGRRSAMALDKAAAGRPDIDTHLAGGMGAWRAAGLPVVTGN